GACAACAGCATGATGAACGAGTCGTTCGGCGCGCTCTTCAAGTTCGCCAAACAGACCCGCGTGGCGGCCGATGTGGCCCTGGGGCAGTACACCCAGAACCAGAACTACCTTCCCTACACGTCGAACACAACGGTGTTGACGGGCAGCAACGCGCCGGCGTACCTCACGTCGTCGCTCCAGCAGCCGTCGTTCAACGGCAAGATGGACACCACTACGTTCAACGTGTGGTTCTCATCACGGCCGGCCGAAAACCTCGGGATCAGGATGAGCTATCGGAGCTGGGACCTGACGAACAAGACCAGCCGGTACATCATCAACGGCGACCTGTCGGCGGCGCCGGATCGTTCGTGGGCGGCAGCCGACGCACCCAGCGCGGACGCGCCCTACGGCCACCCGACTGCGGTCAACTACGACAACAGCAACAAGCGCTTCCAGGGGTCCGTCACGTACGACGTGGGAGCCCTGACGCTCGAGGGCCTGTATCGGGCGGCGAGCCTCAAGCGGACGTACCGCGAAGCCGAATCGGGCACGGACAGGGGCTACACGCTGGCGGCCACGTACCACGCCAAGGACTGGCTCGGCCTGCGGCTGAGCTACGACGACGCCAAGCGGACGGCCGAGGGCACGACCGTCTACGGTTTCCAGACCGACGAAGCCGAGCGCCGCTCGAAGCGCACGGTGTTCGACGTCGAACTGTCACCGATGAACAACATGGGTGTGACGCTCTCCTACTTCCGCCGGGACGTTGCCTACCCGAACCGTCCGAACCGGGTGGCGGTGTCTGGCGGTGTGCCTGTCGTCGGCGCGCAACCGATTCCCGGAACGCCCAGCGGTCTGCTGAGCGCGAAGTACGACAGCTTCGCGGTGGACTTCGACTACGCGGTGTCCAACAAGGTTGAGCTGACGGCCTTCTATCAGTACGAGAAGGACGTGACCGTCAACCAGTGGGTCTCCAACCCGACGGCACCGACATACGGGCTGAACAACCTGTGGAACCACTCCGGCCAGGACAAGACGAACACGTTCGGCCTGGGCGCGGTGTTCCACGTCGTCCCCGACAAGTGGACCGTGACCGTCAACGTCACGGATCAGAAGGTGGACGGGTTCGAGGACATCAACGCGACCCCGACCGGCACTTACGCGCTGGGCCGCACGGCGTATCCCCAGTATCTCAACCCGGCAGCCGTCTGGCCGATCAACGACTGGGATGACACGCACCTCACCACGGTCATCGCGCAGTTGGAGTACAGCCTCAACAAGTCCTGGAAGCTGACCGGCGGCTACTGGTACGAGAAGTACACGTACGGTGACGCCTGGACGAGCGGCACGACGATGTTCCCGCAGGCGACGTTGATCTTCATGAAGCCGGACAACGGCAACTACAAGGCGAACGTCGTCTACGCCAAGCTGAACTACCGGTTCTAACGCAGCAGCCAGGAGGAACCCAGCGTCCGGAGTGGGGGCGGTCTTCGAACCCGCCCCTACTTCGCCCATCCAAACTCCGCCGGCAGCGTCATCTTCAGCTCGCGCAGCAGGAAGCCGTACATATCCGCGCGCTCCTCGATGATCTTGTCGGTCGGCTTGCCCGCGCCGTGCCCCGCCTTGGTCTCGATCCGAATCAGCACTGGCGCCGGCCCGGCCTGCGCGGCCTGCAGCGTCGCCGTGAACTTGAAGCTGTGAAGCGGCACCACCCGGTCATCGTGATCGGCCGTCGTCACCAACGTGGCGGGGTATGTGGTGCCCGGCTTGATGGTGTGCAGCGGGGAGTACTTCATCACCGTGTCGAAGTCTTCCTTGTTCTTGTCGGGCTGTCCGTAATCCGACCGCCACGCCCAGCCAATCGTGAACTTGTCGAAGCGCAGCATGTCCATCACGCCGACCGCCGGGAGCGCGGCTCCGAACAGATCCGGCCGCTGCGTGAGGCACGCGCCGACGAGGAGCCCGCCGTTGCTGCCACCCTGGATGGCGAGCTTCGGTGTAGAGGTGTATTTCTCGCGGATCAGGTACTCGGCTGCCGCGATGAAGTCGTCGAACACATTCTGCTTGGTCTTCAGCCGTCCCGCGTCGTACCACTCCTGGCCGTATTCGCCGCCGCCGCGGAGGTTTGCCACGGCGTAGACACCGCCCATTTCGAGCCAGCCGGCGGCCGCCGGCGTGAAGCCTGGGAGGGTGGCGATGTTGAAGCCACCGTAACCGTACAGCAGCGTCGGGTTCTGTGCGTTGCGGTCGAGGCCCTTCCGATACGTGAGGAACATCGGGATCTTCGTGCCGTCCTTCGACGGGTAGAACACCTGTACGGTCTCGTACCGGCTTGGATCGAACTTCAACGACGGCTTCCGGTGCATCGTGCTCGCGTGCGTCGCGAAGTCGTAGCGGTAGATCGTCGTGGGATAGAGATACGAGCCGAAGGAATAGAACGTCTCCGTGTCCTTCCGTCGCCCCGTCAACCCACCGACGCTGCCGAGCGTCGGCATCGCGATCGCCTGCCCTGCCGTTCCATCCAGGCTGTAGAGACGAACAGTGTGGTGCGCGTCGGTCATCCAGAGCGTGACGAACTGGTTGTCGACCATGGTGACGGCCTCGAGCACCACCTTGCCTGGCGCCTCCGAAACCAGCGTCTTCCACCCGGCAGGCTCGGGCTTGCCGAGCGTGATGGCCACGAGGCGGAAC
This DNA window, taken from Vicinamibacterales bacterium, encodes the following:
- a CDS encoding MtrB/PioB family outer membrane beta-barrel protein, giving the protein MKRATSMIALVAMGLFMATSFAAAQDKPATTAGGQVTIQTLTVDDISSSKFREYRDVPKGVSMPFVNLFTTNSALDFNLSAFNVGQQDQQYKGWANFSWMDFGFDYNQVVHRMGNDAHVIWAETAPGVWSMPASLRQYYSDRVDATPTSGRVYSFYNNLLAPSFAAAGTVDLTSLRKRGLYDFDFSKNLPFNLSFTYTRERKAGYRGQGGGDIIAGPVSPVVDVPETLNELTQDYAIKFEYKLKTGNVHAALNRNVYTNDQNNQLIDNPFRPSDLAYKAAVGSTPASGGPGTIMITGMPDNSMMNESFGALFKFAKQTRVAADVALGQYTQNQNYLPYTSNTTVLTGSNAPAYLTSSLQQPSFNGKMDTTTFNVWFSSRPAENLGIRMSYRSWDLTNKTSRYIINGDLSAAPDRSWAAADAPSADAPYGHPTAVNYDNSNKRFQGSVTYDVGALTLEGLYRAASLKRTYREAESGTDRGYTLAATYHAKDWLGLRLSYDDAKRTAEGTTVYGFQTDEAERRSKRTVFDVELSPMNNMGVTLSYFRRDVAYPNRPNRVAVSGGVPVVGAQPIPGTPSGLLSAKYDSFAVDFDYAVSNKVELTAFYQYEKDVTVNQWVSNPTAPTYGLNNLWNHSGQDKTNTFGLGAVFHVVPDKWTVTVNVTDQKVDGFEDINATPTGTYALGRTAYPQYLNPAAVWPINDWDDTHLTTVIAQLEYSLNKSWKLTGGYWYEKYTYGDAWTSGTTMFPQATLIFMKPDNGNYKANVVYAKLNYRF
- a CDS encoding prolyl oligopeptidase family serine peptidase, coding for MRKRHIVAILVGVMSLSASPRAAEPQKYTYPPAKRAAQVDEFFGVKVADPYRWLENSDAPDTRAWIDAENKVTDAYLAQIPDRARIKSRLTEIWNYERYGVPSREGAWYVFSKNSGLQRQAMVYKARALDAQPEVLIDPNSLSADGTVALGGTSFTEDGRYMAYSLAASGSDWIEWRVRDVATSKDLPDLVKWSKFSGASWLKDGSGFFYSRYDEPKAGDALQELNKNQKVFFHKLGTTQDKDPLVYERPDKPDWGFGADVTEDGRFLVVVQTEGTDNRNRVFVRDLQDPAGKIQPFLDAFDATYTVVGNDGPTFYVLTNQDAPRFRLVAITLGKPEPAGWKTLVSEAPGKVVLEAVTMVDNQFVTLWMTDAHHTVRLYSLDGTAGQAIAMPTLGSVGGLTGRRKDTETFYSFGSYLYPTTIYRYDFATHASTMHRKPSLKFDPSRYETVQVFYPSKDGTKIPMFLTYRKGLDRNAQNPTLLYGYGGFNIATLPGFTPAAAGWLEMGGVYAVANLRGGGEYGQEWYDAGRLKTKQNVFDDFIAAAEYLIREKYTSTPKLAIQGGSNGGLLVGACLTQRPDLFGAALPAVGVMDMLRFDKFTIGWAWRSDYGQPDKNKEDFDTVMKYSPLHTIKPGTTYPATLVTTADHDDRVVPLHSFKFTATLQAAQAGPAPVLIRIETKAGHGAGKPTDKIIEERADMYGFLLRELKMTLPAEFGWAK